A region of Toxorhynchites rutilus septentrionalis strain SRP chromosome 1, ASM2978413v1, whole genome shotgun sequence DNA encodes the following proteins:
- the LOC129763520 gene encoding zinc finger protein 260-like, giving the protein MPQSKKNRKSSGIMCPNGDDNNAIGNGVDGVGEEIAGGGGKQKQKNGETELILVMEPQNTSPTKYFDQNGIALKEAFRDALPECGSPPRPKIKTIRKRTNLDITCHRCLRLFDTKLEYEFHYRCSYNEEPTYVCPVCGKRISQYKAFRLHIYRHSNSANHRYACGICLKVFHQKSDLTRHETIHESESMQKGNQVAIDVVSNKFSCDRCDAVFGSQTEMRSHNKKVHPSPKQMTECPECGKVLSVGSLYSHRKIHSNGPKYTCEECNKTFVQKINYIHHRKKHLPNDERPFPCGECGKAFHEKSHLQRHLFFHSNERPFTCETCGKTYKTERCLKVHSAVHNAERPFVCTECNKGFLSSSKLRQHSNIHSGLRPHKCKYCTRDFTNFPNWLKHIRRRHKVDHRTGEKLVSVPKFMTKKKDKVAEKKADTSREQKGKEQKEILPLSIKEESLPFVEENSNIDLNLVSKEDLLQPLKMEYMEDIFSSLPESGLTVMNDENACDTEFKRENIGPISEEGSEPSLAEQELTEPPLGLAADDNELFQFGYVQPEFDCDYSIKQELLLHTEAARVIRESEAATSDDMNSPPEVKPPVSASGALVYDINAELPIFPTLVSICGNDQQYQLINPNFLHLPQARKSSADNGAGGSSAVTTLDAP; this is encoded by the exons ATGCCACAATcaaagaaaaacagaaaatcaaGCGGAATAATGTGTCCGAATGGCGATGACAACAACGCCATTGGAAATGGCGTCGATGGTGTGGGAGAAGAGATAGCGGGTGGCGgtggtaaacaaaaacaaaaaaatggag aaaCGGAGCTCATTTTAGTCATGGAACCCCAGAACACTTCACCAACAAAATATTTCGATCAGAATGGTATCGCGCTCAAGGAGGCTTTTCGTGATGCGCTTCCGGAGTGCGGTTCGCCTCCTCGGcccaaaataaaaactatcagAAAGCGAACAAACCTAGACATTACATGTCACAGATGTTTGAGGTTATTCGATACAAAGCTGGAGTATGAGTTTCATTATCGATGCAGCTATAACGAAGAGCCGACTTATGTATGTCCGGTTTGTGGTAAGCGCATTTCGCAGTATAAAGCCTTTCGGTTGCACATCTATCGGCACTCAAACAGTGCGAATCATCGTTATGCGTGTGGAATCTGCTTGAAAGTTTTCCACCAGAAGTCAGATTTGACCCGTCATGAAACTATTCACGAAAGTGAGTCAATGCAAAAAGGGAATCAGGTCGCCATCGATGTAGTTTCGAACAAATTTAGCTGTGATCGATGTGATGCCGTTTTCGGTAGTCAAACGGAGATGCGGTCCCACAACAAAAAGGTACATCCGAGTCCAAAACAGATGACAGAGTGTCCCGAGTGTGGCAAAGTGCTGTCGGTGGGAAGTCTATACTCGCATAGGAAAATTCACTCCAATGGACCAAAGTATACCTGCGAGGAGTGTAACAAGACGTTCGTTCAGAAAATTAATTATATTCACCATCGAAAGAAGCACCTGCCGAACGACGAGCGTCCGTTTCCCTGTGGGGAATGTGGAAAAGCATTTCACGAGAAGTCCCACCTGCAGAGGCACTTGTTTTTCCACTCGAACGAACGTCCGTTTACTTGTGAGACTTGCGGTAAAACTTATAAAACCGAGCGGTGTTTGAAG GTCCATTCGGCGGTACACAACGCAGAGCGTCCTTTCGTATGTACCGAGTGCAACAAAGGTTTTCTGAGTAGCTCAAAACTCCGCCAGCACAGTAACATACACTCGGGGTTGCGTCCACATAAGTGCAAGTACTGCACCCGCGATTTCACTAATTTCCCAAACTGGCTGAAGCATATTCGCCGTCGTCACAAGGTTGACCATCGCACCGGAGAGAAGCTGGTCAGTGTGCCAAAGTTTATGACCAAAAAGAAAGATAAAGTGGCTGAGAAAAAAGCCGACACGAGCCGTGAACAGAAGGGGAAGGAGCAAAAAGAAATTTTGCCCCTTTCGATTAAGGAGGAGAGTCTTCCGTTTGTGGAGGAGAACTCGAACATTGATCTCAATTTGGTGTCGAAGGAGGATCTGCTGCAACCGCTGAAGATGGAGTATATGGAGGACATTTTCTCGAGCCTCCCTGAGTCTGGTTTGACTGTGATGAATGATGAAAACGCATGCGACACCGAATTCAAAAGGGAAAATATTGGACCAATCTCCGAGGAAGGCTCAGAACCATCGTTAGCTGAACAGGAGCTAACGGAACCACCTCTTGGTCTCGCAGCAGACGATAACGAACTATTTCAATTCGGCTACGTACAACCTGAATTCGATTGTGATTATAGTATTAAGCAAGAACTATTGTTACACACAGAGGCTGCTAGGGTGATCAGGGAAAGTG AAGCAGCAACTAGCGACGACATGAATTCGCCACCGGAAGTGAAACCGCCAGTATCCGCTTCCGGTGCGCTGGTCTACGATATTAACGCCGAGCTTCCTATTTTCCCGACACTTGTTTCTATTTGCGGCAACGATCAGCAGTATCAGCTAATCAACCCAAACTTTCTTCATTTGCCACAGGCACGCAAGAGTTCCGCTGACAATGGTGCTGGTGGCAGTAGCGCTGTGACTAC ATTAGATGCACCGTAA